From one Citrobacter sp. Marseille-Q6884 genomic stretch:
- the ppx gene encoding exopolyphosphatase has product MPIHDKSPRPQEFAAVDLGSNSFHMVIARVVDGAMQIIGRLKQRVHLADGLGEDNKLSEEAMERGLSCLSLFAERLQGFPPSSVCIVGTHTLRQALNATDFLKRAEKVIPYPIEIISGNEEARLIFMGVEHTQPEKGRKLVIDIGGGSTELVIGEDFEPKLVESRRMGCVSFAQMYFPGGTISRENFQRARMAAAQKLETLTWQFRIQGWNVALGASGTIKAAHEVLLEMGEKDGFITPERLDKLTSEVLKHNSFEALSLPGLSEERKAVFVPGLAILCGVFDALAIRELRLSDGALREGVLYEMEGRFRHQDVRSRTASSLANQYNIDSEQARRVLETTMQMYEQWHAQQPKLANPQLEALLRWAAMLHEVGLNINHSALHRHSAYILQNSDLPGFNQEQQLMMATLVRYHRKAVKLDDLPRFTLFKKKQFLPLIQLLRLGVLLNNQRQATTTPPTLTLITDDNHWTLRFPHDWFSQNALVLLDLEKEQQYWEAVTGWRLKIEEESSPDIAA; this is encoded by the coding sequence ATGCCAATACACGACAAGTCACCACGACCGCAGGAGTTCGCTGCGGTCGATCTTGGATCAAATAGTTTTCATATGGTCATTGCCCGCGTGGTTGATGGCGCGATGCAAATTATCGGACGGCTGAAACAACGCGTACATCTGGCGGACGGCCTCGGCGAAGACAACAAGCTGAGCGAAGAGGCAATGGAACGCGGATTAAGCTGTTTGTCATTGTTCGCAGAACGTCTGCAGGGTTTCCCTCCATCAAGCGTATGTATTGTGGGAACCCATACCTTGCGTCAGGCACTGAACGCGACGGATTTTCTCAAGCGGGCAGAAAAGGTCATTCCTTATCCGATTGAAATTATTTCCGGCAACGAAGAAGCCCGACTGATTTTTATGGGCGTGGAACATACACAGCCAGAGAAAGGTCGCAAACTGGTCATCGACATCGGCGGTGGATCGACGGAGCTGGTGATCGGGGAAGATTTCGAGCCCAAACTGGTCGAAAGCCGCCGTATGGGCTGTGTCAGCTTTGCTCAGATGTATTTCCCTGGCGGCACAATTAGCCGGGAAAATTTCCAGCGCGCCCGTATGGCGGCAGCGCAAAAACTGGAGACATTGACCTGGCAGTTTCGCATTCAGGGCTGGAACGTCGCGCTGGGCGCCTCAGGCACCATTAAGGCGGCGCACGAAGTACTGCTGGAGATGGGCGAGAAAGATGGTTTTATCACCCCTGAACGTCTGGACAAGCTGACCAGTGAAGTCCTGAAACACAACTCCTTTGAGGCGCTCAGTTTGCCGGGGTTGTCTGAAGAACGAAAAGCGGTTTTTGTGCCGGGTCTGGCTATTCTGTGCGGCGTTTTTGATGCGCTGGCTATCCGTGAGCTTCGGCTTTCCGATGGCGCACTGCGTGAAGGCGTACTGTATGAAATGGAAGGTCGTTTTCGCCACCAGGATGTGCGCAGCCGTACCGCCAGTAGCCTGGCGAACCAGTACAACATCGACAGTGAACAGGCTCGACGCGTACTGGAAACGACCATGCAGATGTATGAACAGTGGCACGCTCAGCAGCCAAAACTGGCGAATCCGCAACTGGAAGCGCTACTCCGCTGGGCGGCAATGCTGCACGAAGTTGGGTTAAACATTAACCACAGCGCCCTGCACCGCCACTCGGCTTATATTCTGCAAAACAGCGACCTGCCGGGGTTCAACCAGGAGCAGCAGTTGATGATGGCGACGTTAGTTCGCTATCACCGTAAAGCCGTGAAGCTGGACGACCTCCCGCGTTTCACCCTGTTCAAGAAAAAACAGTTCCTGCCGTTAATCCAGCTGCTCCGGCTGGGGGTATTGCTGAATAATCAGCGTCAGGCGACGACAACGCCGCCAACGCTGACGCTGATAACCGACGACAATCACTGGACATTGCGTTTCCCGCACGACTGGTTCAGCCAAAACGCCCTGGTGTTGCTCGATCTGGAAAAAGAACAGCAGTACTGGGAAGCCGTTACAGGATGGCGACTCAAAATTGAAGAAGAGAGCTCACCCGATATCGCCGCGTGA
- the ppk1 gene encoding polyphosphate kinase 1 → MGQEKLYIEKELSWLAFNERVLQEAADKSNPLIERMRFLGIYSNNLDEFYKVRFAELKRRIIISEEQGSNSHSRHLLGKIQARVLKADQEFDGLYNELLLEMARNQIFLINERQLSVNQQSWLRHYFKQYLRQHITPILINRETDLVQFLKDDYTYLAVEIIRGDTIRYALLEIPSDKVPRFVNLPPETPRRRKPMILLDNILRYCLDDIFKGFFDYDALNAYSMKMTRDAEYDLVHEMESSLMELMSSSLKQRLTAEPVRFVYQRDMPNALVEVLREKLTISRYDSIVPGGRYHNFKDFINFPNVGKANLVNKPLPRLRHIWFDNEKFRNGFDAIRERDVLLYYPYHTFEHVLELLRQASFDPSVLAIKINIYRVAKDSRIIDAMIHAAHNSKKVTVVVELQARFDEEANIHWAKRLTEAGVHVIFSAPGLKIHAKLFLISRKEGDEVVRYAHIGTGNFNEKTARLYTDYSLLTADSRITNEVRRVFNFIENPYRPVTFDYLLVSPQNSRRLLYSMIDKEIANAQQGLPSGITLKLNNLVDKGLVDRLYAASSSGVPVNLLIRGMCSLIPSLEGISDNIRVISIVDRYLEHDRVYIFENGGDKQVYLSSADWMTRNIDYRIEVATPLLDPRLKQRVLDIIEILFSDTVKARYIDKELSNRYVPRGNRRKVQSQLAIYDYIKSLEQPD, encoded by the coding sequence ATGGGTCAGGAAAAGCTATATATCGAGAAAGAACTCAGCTGGTTAGCGTTCAATGAACGTGTACTCCAGGAAGCTGCTGATAAATCAAACCCGTTGATCGAACGGATGCGCTTCTTAGGCATCTATTCCAATAACCTCGACGAGTTTTACAAAGTTCGCTTTGCCGAACTGAAGCGCCGTATCATTATTAGCGAAGAACAGGGTTCAAACTCTCACTCCCGCCATCTGTTAGGTAAAATCCAGGCCCGCGTTTTAAAAGCCGATCAGGAATTTGACGGTCTGTACAACGAATTGTTGCTGGAGATGGCTCGCAACCAAATCTTCTTAATCAATGAACGCCAGCTGTCAGTGAACCAACAGAGCTGGTTACGCCATTACTTCAAGCAATATCTTCGCCAGCACATTACGCCGATCCTGATTAACCGCGAAACAGATTTAGTCCAGTTTTTGAAAGACGACTATACCTATCTGGCTGTGGAGATTATTCGCGGCGATACCATTCGCTATGCGCTGCTGGAAATTCCGTCTGATAAGGTTCCCCGCTTTGTGAATCTGCCGCCGGAAACGCCGCGCCGTCGCAAGCCAATGATCCTGTTGGATAATATCTTACGTTATTGCCTTGATGACATCTTCAAAGGGTTCTTTGATTACGATGCGCTGAATGCCTATTCGATGAAAATGACCCGCGACGCCGAATACGATTTGGTGCACGAAATGGAATCCAGCCTGATGGAACTCATGTCGTCCAGTCTGAAGCAGCGTCTGACCGCTGAACCTGTGCGCTTTGTTTATCAGCGCGATATGCCAAATGCGCTGGTAGAAGTTCTGCGTGAAAAGCTGACCATTTCTCGCTACGACTCAATCGTACCCGGTGGCCGTTACCATAATTTTAAAGACTTTATTAACTTCCCTAACGTTGGCAAAGCCAATCTGGTCAACAAACCGCTGCCGCGTCTGCGCCACATTTGGTTTGATAACGAGAAATTCCGTAACGGATTTGACGCCATTCGCGAGCGCGATGTGTTGCTGTATTATCCGTACCATACTTTTGAGCACGTACTTGAGCTGCTGCGTCAGGCCTCCTTTGACCCGAGCGTACTGGCGATTAAAATCAACATCTACCGTGTGGCAAAAGACTCGCGCATCATCGACGCAATGATCCACGCCGCTCACAACAGTAAGAAAGTGACGGTAGTGGTAGAACTGCAGGCGCGTTTCGATGAAGAAGCCAACATTCATTGGGCCAAGCGTCTGACCGAAGCCGGCGTACACGTTATCTTCTCCGCGCCAGGGCTGAAAATTCACGCCAAGCTGTTCCTGATCTCACGTAAAGAAGGCGATGAGGTCGTACGCTACGCCCATATTGGTACCGGCAACTTCAACGAAAAAACGGCTCGTCTGTATACCGACTATTCATTGCTCACCGCTGATTCTCGCATTACCAATGAGGTCCGCCGGGTGTTCAACTTTATTGAGAACCCGTATCGTCCGGTGACGTTCGATTATCTGCTGGTGTCTCCACAAAACTCCCGGCGTCTGCTGTACAGCATGATCGACAAAGAGATTGCCAATGCGCAGCAGGGATTACCTTCTGGTATCACCTTAAAACTGAATAACCTGGTCGATAAAGGGCTGGTTGATCGCCTTTACGCGGCCTCAAGTTCAGGAGTGCCGGTCAATTTACTGATCCGTGGTATGTGTTCGCTGATCCCGAGCTTAGAAGGGATCAGTGACAATATTCGCGTCATCAGCATCGTTGACCGCTACCTTGAGCATGATCGGGTCTATATCTTCGAGAACGGCGGCGATAAGCAAGTGTATCTCTCCTCCGCAGACTGGATGACGAGGAACATCGATTATCGTATCGAAGTCGCCACTCCGCTTCTTGACCCACGCCTTAAGCAACGCGTGCTGGATATTATCGAGATCCTGTTCAGCGATACGGTGAAAGCCCGTTACATCGATAAAGAACTGAGTAATCGCTACGTGCCTCGTGGAAACCGTCGTAAGGTTCAGTCACAATTGGCGATTTATGACTACATCAAATCACTCGAGCAACCTGACTAA